The following coding sequences are from one Osmia bicornis bicornis chromosome 2, iOsmBic2.1, whole genome shotgun sequence window:
- the LOC114874841 gene encoding glycogen debranching enzyme, whose protein sequence is MGSMLTISNFFCNATRTLIRKFGNILQYLCKCCYIKYLCYYAVVENMSEHISSTENLDSDQVRVLTLNNGEHLDGILYRLKKGWKVEFRLGASLLGKSLDLFINHPIGENQKFERHTYYQLEWINETTSICLSLAGSFHYYLVDPNSGGIKPVASGYLLVDPELKVGENGEDLSLDCIQCQTVLAKCLGPFSTWEDKLLVARNSGYNMVHFTPIQELGYSKSSYSLSDQLKLNASFNDDDDKPVTFDDIKGLMNKMRNEWNVLSVCDIVLNHTANESPFLVSHPECTYNCLNSPHLRPAYILDAALFELTVQVAAGDWEFKGIPTVVEAEEHLNSIRHALHTYFLPLVKVHELYILDINETVAEFLNTARNQMPQDNVEPISEDIKIIRDPKFRRLKATINMQHALQTYNIYRADCFDEEMRLKRCAEDLRKKLQELNDIIINEVQNHLNAAVENTISGIRYFRVQPDGPKIKEISERNPLVPRYFTDYGTPQTLTEREATMYSDTGCYLMAHNGWVMNGDPLKNFADPDSNVYIRRELIAWGDSVKLRYGNKPDDCPFLWKHMTTYVEQMAKIFDGVRLDNCHSTPIPVAEYMLDAARRVRPNLYVVAELFTNSDQKDNIFVNRLGITSLIREAMSAWDSHEEGRLVYRYGGEPVGAFLQPRKRPLVPSIAHALFLDLTHDNPSPVEKRSAFDLLPSAALVSMAACASGSNRGYDELVPHHIHVVDETRQYASWTDDEDLVDGISLVGLKSGIISAKKALNDLHYSLGQQKFSQVFVDQMDSDVVAVTRHSPTTHDSVILVAFTAFKHPDSNANDLRRHVKPLRVEGVMEEIILEASLSHVEVKNGTSPFHYPEKYVRNENYINGLSEYTVSLKEHIQICDSAILEKVDSGDPKITQLNFVNFQPGSVVAIRVSLHANIKPALAKLHNTISIITSPKSSDLRVIASRMDLVDLNKALYRCDQEERDETSNRFGVYDIPGYGPLVYAGLQGTISLLADIRPNNDLGHPMCINLRQGNWLIDYTWQRLKEDDGTRALGEWLEDATEPFKVIPRYLVPSYFDVVIVNVYMILLEQCYSLMTSFVKDGSTFIKILSLVSIQVGGVVRSAPLPDLSPNLDPPKPKIKEYNGEIEQICTTLSAGLPHFTTGYMRNWGRDTFIALRGLFILTGRHTEARFIILSYGCTLRHGLIPNLLDKGKNARYNCRDALWWWLYTIQCYIQEVPNGLKILTDKVSRLFPTDDSPALPAGQVDQPLHDVIQEALLAHFQGLCFRERNAGRQIDEHMTDRGFNNQIGVHPETGFVFGGNDANCGTWMDKMGSSEKAGNKGKPATPRDGSAVEIVGLSKSILSFLAELYKQNLFPHGSVQRKNRDGSIVTWSYKQWADKISLNFEKYFYINETPTEGELKPELIHRRGIFKDSHGATQAWADYQLRPNFPIAMVVAPELFNPAHAWAALKKAEEILLGPLGMKTLDPADWAYNGYYDNSNDSGDTKLAHGWNYHQGPEWVWPIGYFLRARLYFAPLVGGKEELRRTIESTETIISRHFIEASTNHWRGLPELTNKDGEYCKDSCRTQAWSASSILEILYDLQKIKRELRNEETERIN, encoded by the exons ATGGGTTCTATGCTCACAATAAGTAACTTTTTTTGTAATGCAACAAGGACTTTAATAAGGAAATTTGGGAACATTCTTCAATATCTTTGTAAATGCTGCTATATAAAATATCTTTGTTATTAT GCAGTGGTTGAAAATATGTCAGAACACATTTCATCAACTGAAAATCTGGACTCTGACCAAGTAAGAGTCTTAACTCTAAATAATGGAGAACATCTTGATGGTATATTATACAGATTAAAGAAAG GATGGAAAGTAGAATTTCGATTAGGCGCTTCCCTCCTTGGGAAGTCACTTGATCTGTTTATAAATCATCCTATAGgagaaaatcaaaaatttgaaagacATACATATTATCAATTGGAATGGATAAATGAGACAACTAGTATATGTTTATCACTAGCTGGTTCATTCCACTATTATCTTGTGGATCCTAA TTCTGGAGGTATAAAACCTGTTGCTTCTGGATATCTATTAGTGGATCCAGAACTTAAAGTAGGAGAAAATGGAGAAGATCTATCCTTAGATTGTATCCAGTGCCAAACTGTTTTGGCAAAGTGTTTAGGACCATTTTCCACTTGGGAAGATAAACTATTAGTCGCGAGAAATTCTGGGTATAATATGGTTCATTTTACACCAATACAg GAATTAGGATATTCTAAATCATCTTATAGTCTTAGCGATCAACTGAAATTAAATGCTTCCtttaatgatgatgatgataaaCCAGTGACATTTGATGACATCAAAGGACTTATGAATAAAATGCGTAATGAATGGAAT GTATTGAGCGTATGTGATATTGTATTAAATCATACAGCAAATGAGAGTCCTTTCTTGGTATCTCATCcagaatgtacatataactgTCTAAACAGTCCTCATTTACGTCCTGCATATATTTTGGATGCAGCATTATTTGAATTAACAGTACAAGTGGCAGCAGGGGATTGGGAATTTAAGGGTATCCCTACTGTAGTCGAAGCTGAGGAACATTTAAAT TCGATTCGTCACGCACTTCATACATATTTTCTACCACTTGTGAAAGTTCATGAACTATATATATTAGATATCAATGAAACTGTTGCTGAGTTTTTGAATACAGCCCGGAATCAAATGCCTCAAGATAATGTTGAACCAATATCAGAGGATATAAAAATCATAAGAGATCCGAAATTCCGAAGATTAAAAGCAACCatcaacatgcaacatgccttacaaacatataatatatatag AGCTGATTGTTTTGATGAAGAAATGCGTTTAAAACGATGCGCCGAagatttaagaaaaaaattacaagAACTTAACGATATAATCATCAATGAAGTACAGAATCATTTAAATGCTGCAGTTGAAAATACAATTTCTGGTATAAGATATTTTAGAGTACAACCTGATGGACCAAAAATCAAAGAAATAAGTGAAAGGAATCCACTTGTTCCTAG ATACTTTACTGATTATGGAACACCTCAAACATTAACTGAGAGAGAAGCTACAATGTATTCGGATACAGGATGTTATCTGATGGCTCACAATGGATGGGTGATGAATGGTGatcctttgaaaaattttgcaGATCCTGATTCTAATGTCTATATAAGAAGAGAACTTATTGCTTGGGGTGACAGTGTAAAGTTAAG ATATGGAAATAAACCAGATGATTGTCCTTTCTTATGGAAACACATGACTACTTACGTCGAGCAAATGGCTAAAATTTTTGATGGTGTTCGTCTGGATAACTGTCATTCAACACCTATTCCAGTTGCAGAA TACATGCTTGATGCTGCTCGTCGAGTTCGACCTAATTTATACGTTGTTGCTGAATTATTTACAAACTCTGACCAGAAAGACAATATATTTGTTAATCGACTCGGTATCACCTCTTTAATTCGAG aGGCTATGTCTGCGTGGGATAGTCATGAAGAAGGTCGATTAGTCTATCGCTACGGAGGTGAACCAGTCGGTGCATTCTTGCAACCACGTAAACGGCCTTTGGTACCAAGCATAGCACATGCACTCTTTTTAGATTTAACTCATGATAATCCTAGTCCAGTGGAAAAGCGTAGTGCCTTTGATTTACTTCCAAGCGCTGCGCTTGTATCAATGGCTGCATGTGCTAGTGGCAGCAATCGTGGATACGATGAATTAGTTCCCCATCAC ATACACGTTGTAGATGAAACAAGACAATATGCTTCCTGGACGGATGACGAAGATTTGGTAGACGGTATCAGTCTTGTGGGACTTAAGTCAGGCATAATTTCAGCAAAAAAAGCATTAAATGATTTACATTATTCGCTTGGACAACAGAAATTTTCTCAA GTTTTCGTTGACCAAATGGATAGCGACGTAGTAGCTGTAACAAGACATTCTCCAACTACTCACGACAGTGTAATTTTAGTTGCTTTTACAGCTTTCAAGCATCCTGATTCCAATGCTAATGATTTGAGAAGACACGTGAAACCATTGCGAGTAGAAGGTGTAATGGAAGAAATTATTTTGGAGGCATCTTTATCTCATGTAGAAGTAAA AAATGGTACTTCACCTTTCCACTATCCTGAAAAATATGtgcgaaatgaaaattatataaatggTCTCTCTGAGTATACAGTAAGTCTTAAAGAACATATACAAATTTGTGACTCGGCAATTTTGGAAAAAGTTGATTCAGGGGATCCTAAAATAACTCAGCTTAATTTTGTAAACTTCCAACCAGGATCTGTTGTTGCTATCCG AGTATCTCTTCATGCTAACATAAAACCTGCTCTTGCAAAGCTTCACAATACCATCTCAATAATTACATCGCCGAAAAGTTCAGATTTACGCGTCATTGCTTCACGTATGGATTTGGTAGATTTGAACAAAGCTTTGTACAGATGTGATCAGGAAGAACGTGATGAAACTTCAAATAGATTTGGTGTGTACGATATTCCTGGATATGGGCCCCTCGTTTATGCAGGATTGCAgg GAACCATTTCTTTATTAGCGGATATACGCCCTAATAATGATTTAGGTCACCCAATGTGTATCAATCTCAGACAGGGGAATTGGTTAATAGATTATACTTGGCAACGACTAAAAGAGGATGATGGAACAAGAGCTCTTGGCGAGTGGCTTGAAGACGCCACAGAGCCATTTAAAGTTATACCTCGTTACTTAGTGCCTAGTTATTTCGATGTTGTAATTGTAAATGTTTATATGATTCTTCTTGAGCAATGTTATAGTCTGATGACAAG TTTTGTAAAGGATGGTTCCACTTTCATCAAGATTCTATCGTTAGTTTCAATACAAGTGGGAGGTGTAGTAAGATCAGCTCCATTGCCAGACTTGTCTCCTAATTTAGACCCTCCTAAACcgaaaattaaagaatataaTGGGGAAATCGAGCAAATATGCACAACACTATCGGCTGGTTTACCGCACTTCACAACAGGTTACATGAGAAATTGGGGCAGAGACACGTTTATTGCTTTAAGAGGTTTATTCATATTAACAGGCAGACATACCGAAGCGAGATTTATTATCCTTAGCTATGGATGCACTTTACGACACGGTCTCATACCTAATCTACTTGACAAAGGAAAAAATGCCAG ATACAACTGTCGGGATGCTTTGTGGTGGTGGTTGTATACTATTCAATGTTATATACAAGAAGTGCCAAAtggtttgaaaattttaacagacAAAGTTTCAAGACTGTTCCCAACCGATGATTCTCCAGCCTTACCTGCAGGGCAAGTT GATCAACCGCTGCATGACGTAATTCAAGAGGCTCTTTTAGCACATTTCCAAGGGCTTTGCTTTAGAGAAAGAAATGCTGGAAGACAAATTGATGAGCATATGACAGATCGTGGTTTTAACAATCAAATTGGGGTACACCCTGAGACTGGATTTGTATTTGGCGGAAATGATGCAAATTGCGGCACATGGATGGATAAAATGGGATCTTCTGAAAAAGCTGGTAACAAAGGAAAACCTGCTACTCCAAGGGATGGTTCGGCTGTAGAAATTGTAGGGCTAAGCAAGAGTATCCTTAGCTTTTTAGCTGAATTGTATAAACAAAACCTATTTCCTCATGGTAGTGTACAAAGAAAGAACCGTGATG GATCCATTGTAACGTGGAGTTATAAACAATGGGCagataaaatttcattgaactTCGAGAAATATTTCTACATTAATGAAACACCGACAGAAGGAGAATTGAAACCAGAACTTATCCATCGTCGTGGGATTTTCAAAGATAGTCATGGAGCTACACAGGCTTGGGCCGATTATCAGTTACGTCCTAATTTCCCGATTGCTATGGTGGTT gctccggagttatttAATCCGGCACATGCATGGGCAGCATTAAAAAAAGCGGAAGAAATTTTGTTGGGCCCACTTGGAATGAAAACATTAGATCCTGCTGATTGGGCATACAATGGATATTATGATAATTCCAATGACAGTGGAGATACTAAATTGGCTCATGGATGGAATTATCATCAAGGACCT GAATGGGTTTGGCCTATTGGATACTTCCTTCGAGCTCGTTTGTATTTTGCTCCGTTGGTTggaggaaaagaagaattacgtCGCACAATCGAATCAACCGAAACCATTATTTCTCGACATTTCATAGAGGCGTCAACAAATCATTGGAGAGGTCTTCCCGAACTTACTAACAAAGATGGAGAATATTGCAAGGATAGTTGTAGAACCCAAGCTTGGAGCGCTTCTTCTATACTAGAG ATTCTTTACGatttacagaaaattaaacgggAATTACGAAACGAGGAAACTGAAAGAATAAATTGA